One window of the Novipirellula artificiosorum genome contains the following:
- a CDS encoding efflux RND transporter permease subunit has product MISHFFIDRPIFASVLSIVIVIFGGVAVSQLPVAQYPDVTPPTVQVTATYPGANAVTVAETVATPIEQEVNGVERMLYMSSKCTNDGQMMLDVTFELGTNLDTAQVLVQNRVAVAEAKLPEDVKRIGVTTKKKSASILMCVNLISPGGRYDQLYLSNFALLNVKDDLARVSGVGDVSFLGPRDYSMRIWLDPNKLASLQMTASDVIQAIQEQNVQVAAGRIGQPPIPTGANVPFQLPLNVQGRLSNEEQFEEIVVKRGERGQMVYLRDVVREKTYDDAGRVVEKGIELGAKNYDVNSYLDGEPSVTLGVFQLPGSNALETAASIREKMAELKTRFPEGVKYKIEYDTTVFVSESITSVYHTLIEAFVLVFIVVLVFLQNWRATIIPMVAVPVSLIGTFAFMALFGFSLNNLSLFGLVLAIGIVVDDAIVVVENVERLMATGLKPRDACRKAMEEVTGPVIAISLVLCAVFVPTAFMAGISGQFFKQFALTIAASTVISAFNSLTLSPALCALLLKPHDKGDGAHGHASSEREALPRLGIAILGGLIAYVFLSGLVAHWTGLDIQAAKGHGPTAPDWLRIALFFVGSVAGWFLSHPVNWVLNRFFDGFNWGFDVTIRGYGRCVSLMLRTFVIVLGVYCVMMFLTFLGFKIVPAGFIPEQDKGYLVVNAQLPDGASLERSDQLVRKLSKIARETEGVAHTIDLAGYSTLLNTNISNAAGMFVVLSPFEERAGKPELAAPAVIARLRQKFSEFQEAQTAVFGAPPVEGLGSTGGFKLQIQDRRGAGLRALQGAVQNMADESRNQPGLVGVFSTFSVSQPQLYAEIDREKVKSQNVSLDEVHLALQTFLGSAYVNDFSFQNRNWQVNVQADPRYRMRAEDIGKLEVRNADGNRVPLATLLKVENTSGPPIVNHYNLYPSAELNGATAPGVSSSQAITMMEDLADSSLPTTMGYEWTELTYQQILASKDILTKLAFPLGVLFIFLVLAAQYESWLLPLAIILIVPMCILAALTGVWLAHLDNNIFVQIGLIVLIGLAAKNAILIVEFAKQLEDSGQPRFEATVDACRLRLRPILMTSFAFILGVVPLVLAKGAGAEMRFTLGLAVFSGMLGVTIFGIFFTPVFYYVVRWMSAKQKVEKLESQPVEPVATSLTVHMDDQDEQDHS; this is encoded by the coding sequence ATGATCTCTCACTTCTTTATTGACCGTCCCATCTTTGCCTCGGTCCTGTCCATCGTCATCGTGATCTTCGGTGGAGTCGCGGTATCACAGTTGCCCGTGGCGCAGTATCCCGACGTGACACCGCCCACGGTTCAGGTGACGGCGACTTACCCAGGTGCCAACGCCGTTACGGTCGCCGAGACCGTGGCGACGCCGATCGAGCAGGAAGTGAACGGCGTCGAGCGGATGCTGTACATGTCTTCCAAGTGCACCAATGACGGTCAGATGATGCTCGACGTCACTTTTGAACTTGGCACGAATCTTGATACGGCCCAGGTGTTGGTCCAAAACCGTGTGGCGGTTGCCGAAGCCAAATTGCCAGAAGATGTCAAGCGGATTGGCGTGACGACGAAAAAGAAGTCGGCCAGCATCTTGATGTGCGTCAACCTGATTTCGCCCGGTGGACGTTACGATCAACTCTACCTCAGTAACTTCGCTTTGTTGAACGTCAAAGATGACTTGGCTCGCGTCTCGGGTGTGGGGGACGTCAGTTTCCTGGGACCGCGCGATTACAGTATGCGGATTTGGCTCGACCCGAATAAGCTTGCGTCACTGCAGATGACTGCCAGCGACGTGATCCAGGCCATCCAGGAACAGAACGTGCAAGTGGCAGCCGGCCGAATTGGCCAGCCGCCGATCCCAACGGGTGCAAACGTTCCGTTTCAGCTTCCGCTGAACGTGCAAGGCCGATTGTCGAATGAAGAGCAATTCGAGGAGATCGTTGTCAAACGTGGCGAGCGAGGCCAAATGGTCTACCTTCGCGACGTGGTGCGTGAGAAGACCTACGATGATGCCGGCCGTGTCGTCGAAAAAGGAATTGAACTGGGCGCGAAGAACTACGACGTGAACAGTTACCTTGACGGTGAACCGTCTGTCACGCTCGGCGTGTTCCAATTGCCCGGGTCCAACGCGCTCGAAACGGCCGCCTCGATTCGTGAAAAAATGGCCGAACTGAAAACCCGGTTTCCTGAGGGCGTTAAATACAAGATTGAATACGACACAACGGTCTTTGTGAGCGAATCGATCACCAGCGTTTACCATACGCTGATCGAGGCATTCGTATTGGTGTTTATTGTTGTTCTCGTCTTCTTGCAGAATTGGCGAGCCACGATTATTCCGATGGTCGCCGTACCGGTATCCTTAATCGGTACCTTCGCGTTCATGGCGTTGTTTGGCTTTTCGCTCAATAACCTGTCGCTGTTTGGGCTTGTGCTGGCGATTGGTATCGTGGTGGACGATGCGATCGTGGTGGTTGAGAACGTCGAACGGCTGATGGCGACGGGACTCAAACCTCGTGATGCCTGCCGCAAAGCGATGGAGGAAGTCACGGGGCCGGTCATTGCCATTTCGCTGGTACTTTGTGCGGTGTTTGTACCCACCGCGTTCATGGCTGGAATCAGCGGGCAATTCTTTAAGCAATTTGCCTTGACGATTGCCGCTTCGACGGTGATCTCGGCATTCAATTCGCTGACCCTCAGCCCCGCTCTTTGTGCGCTACTGCTGAAGCCGCACGACAAGGGCGACGGAGCCCATGGCCACGCGTCTTCGGAGCGCGAGGCGCTTCCGCGTTTGGGGATCGCAATTCTTGGCGGCTTGATCGCCTACGTCTTTTTGTCGGGTCTGGTGGCACACTGGACGGGTCTGGACATTCAGGCGGCCAAGGGCCACGGCCCCACGGCGCCTGATTGGCTGCGGATTGCTTTGTTCTTTGTCGGCTCGGTGGCCGGCTGGTTCTTGAGTCATCCTGTGAATTGGGTTCTCAACCGATTTTTTGATGGCTTCAACTGGGGATTCGATGTCACGATTCGTGGATACGGTCGGTGCGTCAGTCTGATGTTACGAACCTTCGTGATCGTCTTGGGCGTTTACTGCGTGATGATGTTTCTGACCTTTCTCGGATTCAAAATCGTACCCGCCGGTTTTATCCCGGAACAGGACAAAGGATACTTGGTCGTCAACGCACAGCTTCCCGATGGCGCCAGTCTGGAGCGAAGTGATCAGTTGGTACGAAAGCTGAGCAAGATTGCTCGTGAGACAGAAGGGGTCGCCCACACCATCGACTTAGCCGGTTACTCGACGCTGCTCAACACCAACATCTCGAACGCAGCCGGCATGTTTGTCGTGTTGTCGCCATTTGAGGAGCGGGCAGGTAAACCGGAACTGGCTGCGCCCGCCGTGATTGCGAGGCTACGTCAGAAGTTCTCCGAGTTTCAGGAGGCGCAGACGGCTGTCTTCGGCGCTCCACCGGTCGAAGGTCTCGGCAGCACCGGTGGCTTCAAGCTTCAGATTCAAGACCGTCGCGGAGCGGGGCTACGAGCGCTGCAAGGGGCCGTTCAGAACATGGCCGACGAGTCGCGTAATCAGCCGGGGTTAGTCGGCGTGTTCTCGACATTCAGCGTCTCTCAGCCACAGTTGTATGCTGAAATCGATCGTGAAAAGGTCAAATCGCAAAACGTATCGCTGGACGAAGTCCACCTAGCACTGCAAACGTTCTTGGGCTCGGCCTACGTCAATGATTTCTCCTTTCAAAATCGCAACTGGCAGGTCAATGTGCAGGCGGATCCACGCTATCGCATGCGGGCCGAGGACATTGGAAAGTTGGAAGTCCGAAATGCCGATGGTAATCGAGTTCCCTTAGCCACGCTGCTCAAGGTGGAAAACACCAGTGGGCCACCGATCGTCAATCACTACAATCTCTATCCTTCGGCCGAGCTGAACGGTGCAACCGCACCGGGAGTTAGCTCGAGCCAGGCGATCACGATGATGGAAGACCTGGCGGACAGCTCGCTTCCCACAACGATGGGATACGAATGGACCGAGTTGACGTACCAACAGATCTTGGCGTCGAAGGACATTCTGACCAAGCTTGCATTCCCGCTGGGCGTCTTGTTTATCTTCCTTGTACTCGCCGCCCAATACGAAAGCTGGCTATTACCGTTAGCGATCATTTTGATCGTTCCGATGTGTATCCTGGCTGCGTTAACCGGCGTTTGGCTTGCCCACTTGGACAACAACATTTTCGTACAGATCGGCTTGATCGTCTTGATTGGGTTGGCGGCGAAAAACGCGATCTTGATTGTCGAATTCGCCAAACAACTCGAGGACTCGGGGCAGCCGCGGTTTGAGGCGACGGTGGATGCTTGCCGATTGCGTCTGAGGCCGATTCTGATGACATCGTTCGCCTTTATTCTGGGCGTCGTTCCGCTGGTCTTGGCGAAGGGCGCTGGCGCAGAGATGCGATTCACGCTTGGCTTGGCGGTCTTTAGCGGAATGCTCGGGGTAACGATCTTCGGCATTTTCTTCACACCGGTCTTTTACTATGTCGTCCGCTGGATGAGTGCAAAACAGAAAGTGGAAAAACTCGAATCCCAACCCGTTGAACCTGTCGCCACATCGTTGACCGTTCACATGGATGATCAGGACGAGCAAGACCATTCGTAG
- a CDS encoding SulP family inorganic anion transporter, whose amino-acid sequence MNLMNRLRRYLPILEWGAKYTSRTFTNDLLVAGIVTVMLIPQSLAYALLAGLPPEVGLYASMAPLILYAIFGTSRALAVGPVAVASLMTAAAAATIASQGTPEYLGATIALAAISGLLLLAMGLLRLGFLANFLSHPVISGFITASGIQIAAGQLAPVLGIDAHGESFVDVVQSMIPNLGNINPYTTVIGIASLVFLFWVRSGLKPLLLKFGLSERAADLLAKVGPVVAIAVTTAAVWGFGLSEQGVKIVGTVPKGLPKFSMPPMELSLWAKLLVPALLISIVGYVESISVALTLAAKRRQRVDPDQELIALGMSNFGSAVSGGFPVTGGFSRSVVNFDAGAETPAAGAFTAIGIAMATLFLTPLLYFLPNATLSATIIVAVLSLVDLAAIKQTWHYSRSDAAAMITTILLTLVEGVEIGLLAGVGLSIFLHLYRTSRPHVATVGQIPGTMNFRNRDRHDVVTDPEILSLRIDASLYFPNARFIEDYINQAVAAESTVRHVILECPAVNTIDASALESLEAVNARLKDGGITLHLSEVKGPVMDRLKRSHFIHQLTGKIHLTHFDAVSSINPELARRALESADTR is encoded by the coding sequence ATGAATCTCATGAACCGACTTCGCCGCTACCTGCCCATCCTGGAATGGGGAGCCAAATACACCAGCAGAACGTTTACCAACGATCTGCTCGTCGCTGGGATTGTCACGGTCATGCTAATCCCGCAGTCGTTGGCCTACGCGCTGCTGGCTGGGCTTCCGCCCGAGGTTGGATTGTATGCGTCGATGGCACCGTTGATTTTGTATGCAATCTTTGGCACCTCTCGCGCATTGGCGGTCGGCCCCGTTGCCGTGGCCAGCTTGATGACGGCGGCAGCGGCTGCGACGATCGCTTCGCAAGGAACCCCTGAGTACCTTGGCGCCACGATTGCGCTTGCGGCGATCTCCGGTTTGCTACTGCTCGCGATGGGGCTGCTACGATTAGGGTTCCTGGCTAATTTCTTGAGCCATCCCGTCATCTCTGGGTTCATCACGGCCTCGGGCATCCAGATCGCAGCGGGTCAGCTTGCGCCGGTACTGGGTATCGACGCGCACGGCGAAAGTTTCGTCGATGTGGTTCAATCGATGATACCAAATCTAGGAAACATCAATCCCTACACCACCGTAATCGGAATCGCGTCGTTGGTGTTTCTGTTCTGGGTGCGTAGCGGGCTAAAGCCGTTATTATTGAAATTCGGTCTAAGTGAACGTGCTGCGGATCTATTGGCCAAGGTCGGGCCCGTGGTCGCGATCGCGGTGACGACGGCTGCGGTTTGGGGCTTTGGACTCTCGGAACAGGGTGTCAAGATTGTCGGCACGGTTCCAAAAGGATTGCCGAAATTCTCGATGCCTCCAATGGAGCTATCGCTTTGGGCAAAGCTGCTTGTTCCTGCACTGCTGATCTCGATCGTTGGCTATGTCGAGTCGATTTCGGTCGCACTCACGCTCGCGGCCAAACGCCGTCAGCGAGTGGATCCAGACCAAGAATTGATTGCTTTGGGCATGTCAAATTTCGGTTCGGCTGTCTCTGGTGGATTTCCCGTCACGGGGGGGTTTTCGCGATCGGTCGTGAATTTTGATGCCGGTGCAGAGACTCCGGCGGCGGGTGCCTTTACGGCGATCGGCATCGCGATGGCCACGTTGTTTCTCACACCGCTCCTCTACTTTTTGCCCAATGCGACCTTGTCCGCGACCATCATTGTTGCTGTTTTGTCCTTGGTGGACCTGGCTGCAATCAAACAGACTTGGCATTACTCGCGATCCGACGCCGCGGCCATGATCACCACGATCTTGTTGACGCTGGTTGAGGGAGTCGAAATAGGACTGCTGGCGGGTGTCGGGCTATCGATTTTCTTGCATCTTTATCGCACTTCAAGACCGCATGTGGCCACGGTGGGCCAGATCCCCGGAACCATGAACTTTCGAAACAGGGATCGGCATGATGTCGTGACGGACCCCGAGATACTGTCGCTGCGGATTGACGCGAGCCTCTATTTTCCAAATGCGCGCTTTATCGAAGACTATATCAACCAAGCGGTCGCAGCGGAGTCAACGGTTCGTCACGTCATCCTGGAGTGCCCCGCCGTGAATACGATCGATGCTTCCGCACTTGAAAGCCTCGAAGCCGTCAACGCCCGTCTAAAAGATGGCGGCATCACACTGCATCTGTCCGAGGTGAAAGGACCGGTCATGGACAGGCTAAAGCGATCGCATTTCATTCACCAACTGACCGGAAAGATTCATCTGACGCATTTCGATGCCGTCTCCAGTATCAATCCTGAACTGGCGAGACGTGCACTGGAATCGGCTGACACACGTTAG
- a CDS encoding nitroreductase family protein, producing the protein MNTSYTMDAIIKVDESLCITCGSCIRACPGGLITKKDFPVPIDNSWDLCIDCGHCVAICPTGAMHQRSMGPEDCEPIDIHLIPRWDRVRQFLVSRRSVRGYINKPVEKEKILQMLDAARWAPNGANRQVIRWLVINDAAEVHRISGMTIDWMKQVKESNAALYQEANLEVFVEAWDGGIDRISRGAPCVIQAYGPKDERTAAPAAMIAINYCQLAATGLGLGTTFTGSINTASQAYPPLMEALHMPEGYVPYGSFVTGYPAEQYHRIPARKASDVTWR; encoded by the coding sequence ATGAATACCAGCTACACCATGGATGCAATCATCAAAGTTGATGAGAGTTTATGCATTACCTGCGGCAGTTGCATCAGAGCATGCCCAGGTGGTTTGATCACGAAAAAAGATTTTCCCGTTCCTATCGATAACTCTTGGGATTTGTGCATTGACTGTGGTCACTGTGTCGCTATTTGCCCGACCGGTGCCATGCATCAGCGGTCGATGGGGCCTGAGGATTGCGAGCCGATCGATATTCATCTTATTCCCAGATGGGACCGGGTCCGACAATTCCTGGTTTCACGGCGTTCTGTCCGTGGCTATATCAACAAACCCGTCGAGAAAGAGAAGATCCTGCAAATGTTGGATGCTGCTCGTTGGGCGCCGAACGGAGCGAACCGCCAGGTCATTCGTTGGCTTGTGATCAACGATGCGGCCGAGGTTCACCGGATCTCAGGGATGACAATCGACTGGATGAAGCAAGTCAAAGAGTCGAACGCAGCGCTCTACCAGGAAGCCAATCTCGAAGTGTTTGTCGAAGCGTGGGATGGTGGCATCGATCGCATTTCCAGGGGGGCTCCCTGCGTTATCCAGGCCTATGGACCAAAAGACGAACGGACAGCGGCGCCGGCTGCCATGATTGCCATTAACTATTGTCAATTGGCAGCAACCGGACTCGGTTTGGGGACCACCTTTACCGGAAGTATCAATACCGCCAGTCAAGCCTACCCACCGCTCATGGAGGCATTGCACATGCCGGAAGGTTACGTTCCTTATGGATCCTTCGTGACCGGTTATCCGGCTGAGCAATACCACCGTATTCCCGCAAGGAAGGCCTCCGATGTGACCTGGCGCTAA
- a CDS encoding phosphoribosylaminoimidazole carboxylase has product MTKQNSESPQQSLTEQASGQVRWWLDPNRGLLLPVSGIWILALDWLLFSSNLLTAGLATPIVVVVGFVLGAAGTLVLQRRVAKDPFWRALVKALVSGIVVGVPWPLTGSLIGGWILLAAGMKKPASKTTQSL; this is encoded by the coding sequence ATGACCAAACAGAACTCGGAATCGCCACAACAATCTTTGACTGAGCAAGCGAGTGGGCAAGTTCGTTGGTGGCTTGACCCGAACCGCGGATTGTTGCTGCCGGTTTCCGGGATCTGGATTCTCGCCTTGGACTGGCTGCTGTTTTCGTCGAACTTGCTGACTGCGGGACTGGCGACACCGATCGTCGTGGTGGTTGGTTTTGTGTTGGGGGCAGCCGGCACACTGGTTCTTCAGAGAAGGGTTGCCAAAGATCCGTTCTGGAGAGCTCTGGTGAAAGCACTTGTTTCCGGGATTGTCGTTGGAGTCCCCTGGCCGCTGACGGGATCATTGATCGGTGGTTGGATCCTGTTGGCTGCAGGGATGAAGAAACCCGCCAGCAAAACGACACAATCGTTATGA
- a CDS encoding efflux RND transporter periplasmic adaptor subunit, producing MTVKPSKASETQVAVDLCFDPSKTIALPLARRAGVDLPSGRSRWISLFLLWPLVIVAVGCKTEVQQPAAAPPKVTVGHPVQRELTDEDEFNGLLESPEVVELRARVRGHIQKVHFQDGEMVEQGQLLFELDPRPFQVQIDQTVAQSQALEAQKIAADKIVARYKSLLEQNAASAQELEEAVADAGSFEAQVLAKQEEAKTYQLDLEFSRITAPISGRIGRALLTEGNLVNAGGSDPILTTIVSVNPVYAYFSIDERTLQRYMRARQADGEESVVSLRERKIPFRFGLDSDSDFPHEGILEFADNRIDSGTGTVEVRGVVENKQGLFVPGSRVKIRIPAGEPYNAVLIPDTAILSDQDIRYVLVVDDKNVVTRRDITPAKLLDDGLRVILPGRSDEPAITSDDRIIVMGLQRARINYPVEPIQESTSPAEE from the coding sequence ATGACAGTGAAGCCATCCAAGGCGTCCGAAACTCAAGTCGCGGTCGATCTTTGTTTTGATCCCTCCAAGACGATCGCGTTGCCGTTGGCTCGGCGTGCTGGTGTTGATTTGCCATCGGGACGCTCGCGTTGGATCAGTTTGTTCCTCCTGTGGCCACTCGTGATTGTCGCTGTCGGCTGTAAAACGGAAGTACAGCAACCGGCCGCTGCCCCGCCAAAGGTTACCGTTGGCCATCCGGTCCAGCGGGAATTGACCGATGAGGATGAGTTTAACGGGCTGCTGGAATCACCCGAGGTTGTCGAACTTCGTGCCCGGGTTCGTGGTCACATCCAAAAGGTACACTTCCAGGATGGTGAGATGGTCGAGCAAGGACAATTGCTTTTTGAACTCGATCCGAGACCGTTTCAAGTCCAGATCGATCAAACCGTTGCCCAAAGCCAAGCCCTCGAAGCCCAGAAAATCGCTGCGGACAAGATCGTTGCCCGCTACAAATCGTTATTAGAGCAGAACGCTGCCAGCGCGCAAGAACTCGAAGAGGCGGTGGCGGATGCGGGGTCCTTTGAGGCCCAGGTACTGGCCAAACAGGAAGAGGCCAAGACGTACCAATTGGACCTGGAATTTTCTCGAATCACAGCGCCCATCTCAGGACGTATCGGTCGGGCATTGTTGACCGAAGGAAACCTTGTCAACGCAGGTGGGAGCGATCCAATTTTGACTACGATCGTGTCGGTGAATCCGGTCTATGCCTATTTCTCGATTGATGAGCGGACCCTTCAACGATACATGAGAGCCCGTCAGGCGGACGGCGAGGAATCCGTGGTATCGTTACGTGAGCGAAAGATCCCCTTCCGATTCGGACTTGATTCCGATAGCGATTTTCCTCACGAGGGAATACTCGAATTTGCCGACAACCGAATCGATTCGGGAACGGGCACTGTGGAAGTGCGAGGCGTGGTCGAGAACAAACAGGGGCTGTTTGTTCCCGGCTCACGCGTGAAGATTCGAATTCCAGCAGGCGAACCGTACAATGCTGTGCTGATTCCGGATACGGCGATCCTAAGTGACCAGGACATACGCTACGTGTTGGTCGTTGACGATAAGAACGTGGTGACACGCCGCGACATCACTCCTGCCAAGCTGTTGGACGACGGGCTACGGGTGATTCTGCCTGGGAGAAGCGACGAACCGGCCATCACGTCGGACGACCGGATCATCGTGATGGGGCTTCAGCGGGCTCGCATCAACTACCCGGTCGAACCGATCCAAGAATCGACCAGTCCTGCTGAGGAATAG
- a CDS encoding rhodanese-like domain-containing protein, with the protein MTARRKSNIKSTLARQNFYDEKSLMQPKEHAGICRSRPALVLLLFSLVGIFAAVATPSAIGQETISELPKEKQTALGLYVTAAEAYEMWKAAPDGVKVIDVRTPEEYAFVGHAEMAWNIPVAFVTYQRKDGKTEHGAKMNPNFVAEVKRLAGPTDTLLVMCRSGGRSAMAVNQLASAGFKNVFNITDGMEGDKVEDPGSVFLGKRMRNGWKNSAPWTYGIDPERIILAEGASKQTKP; encoded by the coding sequence ATGACCGCCCGCCGAAAGTCAAACATCAAATCAACGCTTGCCCGTCAGAACTTCTACGATGAGAAATCCCTGATGCAACCAAAAGAACACGCTGGAATATGCAGAAGCCGCCCGGCCCTCGTTCTGTTGCTATTCAGTCTGGTTGGCATCTTTGCAGCGGTCGCCACACCGAGTGCCATTGGACAGGAAACCATAAGTGAACTTCCGAAGGAAAAACAAACAGCGCTTGGTCTCTATGTGACCGCCGCGGAAGCCTACGAAATGTGGAAGGCTGCGCCGGATGGCGTCAAGGTAATTGATGTGAGGACGCCTGAAGAGTACGCATTTGTTGGTCACGCGGAAATGGCCTGGAATATTCCCGTGGCGTTTGTGACCTACCAAAGGAAAGATGGCAAAACGGAACACGGTGCGAAGATGAATCCCAATTTTGTCGCGGAGGTCAAACGACTGGCCGGCCCCACCGACACGCTGTTGGTCATGTGCCGCTCTGGGGGCCGCTCTGCCATGGCTGTGAATCAACTCGCGTCAGCAGGCTTCAAAAATGTCTTTAACATCACCGACGGAATGGAAGGAGATAAGGTTGAAGATCCTGGCAGCGTCTTTCTTGGAAAGCGAATGAGGAACGGCTGGAAGAACTCCGCGCCCTGGACCTACGGCATCGATCCGGAAAGAATCATTCTTGCAGAAGGCGCCTCAAAGCAAACCAAACCTTAG
- a CDS encoding bile acid:sodium symporter family protein: protein MSIEDIFNLAVVVFTVGNLAAMGLELNVPDAIKALRNPRFVTLVIVWSWLVGPALAYLITKILPLSEPYAMGLLLAGPAPCAPFYPLVVRKARGDVAFAAAFLLLTAIGTVLLMPLMVPLMVKGISVSAWAIAKPLITLVLIPLLAGITIRVYKPIAADKLFPLVKRIAGIATLTVLILVLVLYGKGMLNSMGGFAIGAQLLFLGGMTLLSYKFGFGLKQNQRSIMGLGIGTRNIAAVFAVLMAIPNPDPDLVVMVVLVVPLSVMVAFAAAQWFCKQVEVQTTGTDTA from the coding sequence ATGAGCATTGAAGACATCTTTAACCTCGCCGTCGTGGTTTTCACGGTTGGAAATTTGGCGGCGATGGGATTGGAATTGAACGTACCCGACGCCATCAAGGCATTGCGAAACCCGCGATTCGTGACTCTGGTGATTGTCTGGAGTTGGTTGGTTGGTCCGGCGCTAGCGTATCTGATTACCAAGATCCTTCCGCTGTCAGAACCCTATGCCATGGGACTGCTGTTGGCTGGCCCTGCACCTTGTGCGCCTTTCTATCCGCTGGTGGTCCGAAAAGCCCGTGGAGACGTGGCCTTTGCGGCTGCGTTCTTACTACTGACAGCAATTGGCACAGTATTGCTCATGCCATTGATGGTGCCGCTGATGGTCAAGGGGATTTCGGTTAGCGCCTGGGCAATTGCGAAGCCGCTGATCACGCTCGTTCTGATTCCGCTGCTAGCCGGCATCACGATACGAGTCTACAAGCCGATCGCAGCAGACAAGCTATTTCCGCTGGTCAAGCGAATTGCTGGAATCGCTACGCTGACCGTGTTGATCCTGGTACTCGTGCTCTATGGCAAGGGAATGCTCAACTCGATGGGCGGCTTTGCGATCGGTGCACAACTTCTGTTTCTCGGCGGAATGACTTTGTTGTCTTACAAGTTTGGGTTTGGATTGAAACAGAACCAAAGAAGCATCATGGGCTTGGGCATCGGCACACGCAATATCGCTGCGGTGTTTGCGGTGCTGATGGCGATTCCGAACCCCGACCCGGACTTGGTCGTCATGGTCGTGCTCGTGGTTCCATTGTCGGTGATGGTCGCGTTCGCTGCGGCGCAGTGGTTCTGCAAACAAGTCGAGGTACAGACAACCGGAACGGATACAGCATGA
- a CDS encoding SpoIIE family protein phosphatase: protein MMAEDKANTIDIEKQFQQKIVVLLVDDQAMVGEAVRRMLAPHEDITLHYCQDPRHALQRAIEIRPTLILQDLVMPEISGLDLVPQYRQNEATQDTPLIVLSTKEEAETKAKAFALGANDYLVKLPDPVELLARIRYHSRGYISLLQRNAAYEALAQSRRHMAEQLEAGCKYLLALLPEPIESPVAVSWCYVPSADLGGDTFGYYWIDEDHFALYLIDVVGHGLDSALLSVTLMNVLRSRALANTDFCEPGQVLKALNDAFPMEEYGEKCFTMWYGVYQPSTSTLAWSGGGHPEALLFEGSPEKTAEPLRLESQGPMIGMMPWDEFESGRCHVGSGSSLFVFSDGVHEIHKTDGKEWEFEDFVQYLAAIRQSADPTMDQLLRHVRELGGSDQLDDDFSIFEVKF from the coding sequence ATGATGGCCGAAGACAAAGCAAATACGATTGACATCGAGAAACAATTCCAGCAGAAAATTGTCGTCTTGCTTGTCGATGATCAGGCCATGGTGGGGGAAGCCGTTCGTCGCATGTTGGCGCCGCACGAGGACATCACGCTGCACTATTGCCAAGATCCACGCCATGCGCTGCAACGTGCAATCGAAATCCGACCGACGCTCATCTTGCAAGATTTGGTCATGCCAGAAATCAGCGGTCTGGATTTGGTACCTCAGTACCGCCAAAACGAAGCGACCCAGGACACTCCGCTGATCGTGCTGAGTACAAAGGAAGAGGCTGAAACCAAAGCGAAGGCGTTCGCTCTTGGGGCCAATGACTATTTAGTCAAACTACCTGACCCGGTCGAATTATTGGCACGTATTCGATACCACTCACGCGGCTATATCAGTCTGTTGCAGAGAAATGCAGCTTACGAAGCACTGGCCCAAAGTCGACGTCATATGGCCGAGCAACTCGAAGCCGGATGTAAGTATCTGCTAGCCCTGCTGCCCGAGCCAATTGAGTCTCCGGTTGCCGTAAGTTGGTGCTACGTTCCTTCGGCCGATCTAGGTGGCGATACGTTTGGGTACTATTGGATCGACGAGGATCACTTCGCGTTATACCTCATTGACGTCGTCGGACATGGTCTTGATTCAGCATTGCTGTCAGTCACCCTGATGAACGTCCTGCGCTCCCGAGCACTTGCAAATACCGATTTTTGTGAACCCGGGCAAGTACTCAAGGCGCTTAATGATGCTTTTCCCATGGAGGAGTATGGAGAGAAGTGTTTTACGATGTGGTACGGCGTCTATCAACCAAGCACGTCGACGCTGGCTTGGTCTGGAGGTGGGCACCCTGAAGCCTTGTTGTTCGAAGGCAGTCCCGAGAAAACAGCGGAACCACTTCGGTTAGAATCCCAGGGACCGATGATCGGGATGATGCCGTGGGACGAGTTCGAGTCTGGCCGCTGTCATGTCGGTTCAGGGTCTAGTCTTTTCGTGTTTAGTGACGGTGTCCATGAGATTCATAAAACGGACGGCAAGGAATGGGAGTTCGAAGATTTTGTGCAATACCTCGCAGCGATCCGCCAATCTGCTGATCCAACGATGGACCAGTTGTTGCGTCACGTTCGCGAGTTAGGCGGCTCCGATCAACTCGATGATGATTTCTCGATCTTCGAGGTTAAGTTTTAG